The following is a genomic window from Bacillus sp. V2I10.
ATCTGGTGAAAAACCTCCTGGAATAAACAGCGCATCAAAGTCATCCGCATTTACTTCATCAATCGATGCATCTACCTTGATTGTTTCCTGTCCTTGTTTCCCTTTTACTGTTTTGCCTTTTTCACTTTCGATAACAGTCAATTGGTGACCAGCTTCTTGATAAGCGTTTGCAGGCTCCGAATATTCAGAGTCCTCAAAATGATCCGTTACAACGACAGCAATTTTTTTACTCATATCCCAGAACCTCCTCAAATAGTTAACACTTTTTAATCTACCCTTTGTAAAAGAAACAAAACATACGACGGTAAAGATGCTCTTGTCGAATTATGAAGGCTGCTAGTTTAAAGAATGAAATTTTTTATAGATATACAAGTTCTTTTTAACTACGAACCAAAAGACAAAAAAATCTTCAATAACAGTCATTTATACCCACAAAAAGACGGTAAATGTAAATACAAAGTTTTGATAATCTTTACTTTATTTTAACAATAAATGACAAAATACTCATAGATTTATAGACAAAATATTTATAAAATTTAAATGTTGTGATAAATACTGAAAGGTGGATGTTTGTGAAAAGAAAAACAAACAATACGTTTGGCAAGAAATTATTCAATTCATTTGCGGCTTTCCTTGTTTTACTAAGTGTTCTCCCCTTCCCGGCATTAAATGCAGCGGCTGAGGAGCTTCCCTCGATTGATCTGCGTTTGCTGGAAACAACCGATATTCATGCCCACATTATGGACTATGACTACTATTCAGATAAAGAATCGGCGAGCTACGGATTAGCCCGTACAGCTGTTTTAATTGATGAATACCGAAAAAGTGCAAAAAACAGTATTTTAGTAGATAACGGAGATCTTATTCAAGGAAATCCGCTGGGTGAATATGTTTATAAAAATTTAGGTGCTGATATAGCAGCCGGCACGAAAACAAATCCTATTTTCGATGCAATGAACACCCTTCAGTTTGATGCAGGCACGCTTGGAAATCATGAGTTTAATTATGGATTAGACTATCTTAACGGCTCTCTCAAAGGGACAAACTTCCCTGTGGTTAGTGCAAACATTTTTGATGCTCAAACTGACAAGCCTTATTTCGAACAATACGCTATTAAAGAAAAAGAACTTATTGATAATACCGGCAATAAGCATACCGTTAAAATTGGATACACTGGCTTCGTCCCTCCACAAATCAACGTTTGGGACAAGAAGCATCTTGAAGGAAAAGTTATCACAAAAGACATAGTTGAAATAGCCAAAACGGTCATACCTGAAATGAAAGCAAAAGGTGCAGACTTAATTGTTGTCATGGCTCACACTGGAATAGTTACCGCTTCGCAGGCTGCAGGATCTGAAAATATGGTCTTTGATTTGGCTAAGGAAGTACCAGGCATTGATGCAATCGTATCAGGTCATCAGCATGGTCTTTTCCCCGGAGACAAAAAGTACAATGGAATTGCTGAAATCGACAATGCTAAAGGGACAGTAAACGGCGTGCCGGTAGTCATGCCTAAGAACTGGGGAAGCCACTTAGGTATAATCGATTTGAAATTAGGCCAAAAAGACGGAAAATGGACGGTTAATGATTCTCAGTCAACTGCTGCTCCAATCACTTCTGTCACAACTAAAGATGAAGAAATCGTAAATTCAATCAAATCAACTCACGAAAGCACTCTTAACTATGTAAGAAAAGCAGTAGGAACAACAGAAGCACCCATTAACAGCTTCTTTGCTTTAGTGCAGGATGATCCTTCAGTGCAGATTGTAAACGATGCTCAAACATGGTATGCGAAAAAAATCGCTGCCGAAAATCCTAAGTTACAGGGGCTGCCGATCCTTTCCGCTGCTGCACCGTTTAAAGCCGGCGGACGCAACGGTGTTGATTATTACACAAATATTGCAAAAGGCGATTTGGCCATCAAAAATATCGGTGATTTATATCTTTACGACAATACCGTGCAGATCATAAAGCTGAACGGATCTCAAGTAAAGGAATGGCTAGAGATGTCTGCCGGACAATTTAATCAGATTGATCCTGCTAAAACAGGCGAACAGCCATTGCTTGATGCAAACTTCAGATCTTATAACTTTGACGTCATTGACGGCGTTACCTATCAAATTGATGTGACAAAGCCCGCTAAATACTCGGCCGATGGAAAAGTGATAAACGCTGATTCACGCAGAATCGTTAACTTCCAATATGAAGGCAAGGAAGTCAGCCCGGAGCAAGAGTTTTTAATTGTTACTAATAACTACCGTGCTTCCGGAGGCGGCGGATTCCCTAACATGGAGTCAGAAAATATTGCGTACATTTCAGCAGATGAAAATCGTCAGGCCTTAATGAACTATATTACAGAAGAACAGACAATCAACCCTTCTGCTGACGGAAACTGGTCAATCGCTCCAATTAAGGGAGATGCTGAAGTTGTATTTGAATCAACTCCCGCTGCAAAGGATTTTGCCGAAAAAACGGAAAATATCCGATATGCAGGAGAAGCAGCTGATGGGTTTGCAAAGTATTCCCTTGATTTAAAAGGCAGCGAAGTCACGCCTCCTTCTGACAGCTGGAAATTAACTGTTATGCACACCAACGACACACATGCACATCTTGATGACGTCGCCCGACGTGCTGCAAAGGTAAAAGAAATTCGTACACAAGAGGAAAACAGCATTTTATTAGATGCCGGCGATGTATTCTCAGGAGATTTATATTTTACTAGATGGAACGGACTTGCCGATGTCGAATTTATGAACATGATGCAATATGATGCAATGACGTTTGGAAATCATGAGTTTGACAAAGGACCTGATGTATTAAGAGCTTTTATTGAAAAAGCGAAGTTCCCGATTGTCAGTTCCAATGTAGATGTAGGCAACGAACCAAAATTGAGTGATTTAGTAAAAGATCCTAAAGACTTTCCATTGAAAAAAGAAGGCGTTATCTATCCCTACATCATTCTTGATGTGAATGGGGAGAAGGTTGCTCTCTACGGTCTGACAACAGAAGATACGCCTGAAGCTTCAAGCCCTGGTGAAAACATTGTATTCAAGGATGCTATCAAAGCATCTGAAGCAACAATAAAAACCATTACAGAAACAGAAAAAGTCGATAAGGTAATTGCTCTTACTCACCTTGGATACGAAAAAGACCTTGAGCTTGCTGAAAAAGTTGAAGGAATTGATGTGATTATCGGCGGCCACACACATACACTAGTCGATACATTAAAAGTAGTAGATGAGGATGAAACGCCTACGATTGTTGCCCAAGTGCAGGATTACGGCAAGTTCCTCGGTAAACTTGATGTTGCCTTTAACAAAGATGGTTTAGTCGTTCCTGCTGAATCAAGTACTGAACTGATTGCCATCGATAAAACAATAGCAGAAGATCCTGAAGCAAAAGCATTGTTGGATGGCTACAAAGAAGAGATTAACAGCTTTAAAGATAAAGTAGTCGGACATACAAAAGTTGCTCTGGACGGAAAACGCGAAAACGTCCGTTCAAAAGAAACAAACCTTGGAAACCTGATAGCTGATGGAATGCTTGCAAAAGCGAAAGAAGCAAAAGGTGCTCAGCTCGCGATTACAAACGGCGGAGGAATCCGTGAATCCATCAACGAAGGTGATATTAATCTCGGAGAAGTATTGACGGTCATGCCTTTCGGAAATACATTATTTGTTCTTGATGTAACAGGGGAGCAGATTGTCGAAGCACTTGAGCACGGAGTAAGTGCGGCAGAAGAAGGAAAAGGACAGTTCCCTCAAGTTGCAGGAGTTAAGTTCTCTTTCTCTAAAGGTCTTCCTGCAGGAGAGAGAATAATGGATGTTCAAGTCGAGAATGAAGATGGAACCTTCTCTGCTATAGAGCTGGAAAAATCATACCGTATTGCAACAAATGGATTTATGGGTGCCGGCGGTGACGGATATGATGTCTTTAAGGAAGCCTCCTATGCTGAAGATCTTTTCTTCGTAGATTATGAAGTGTTCCTTGAGCAGCTTGTAGCAGAAAAATCCGTTCAGCCAGAAATTGAAGGACGCATTATGGAATATTTCACACCTTCAGTTGATGTTCAAGACAATAAAGCAACGATTACATTTGATGATACTTTCATTCCGTATGTTGAACATACAAATGAAGTCCTGATCGACCTTTTCGGAACATCTGAATTTGATGCAGTTGAACTGAAGTTCACAAACAGCCAAATCGCAGCATTAAAAGCGAAAGAATCCAGTCTGTCTTTCAATAATGAAGCTGTCGGACTTGATATTCCGCTTTCAAATCTTGAAGAAAAAGAAACCAGTATTTCATTTGCAAAAACGGAAGAAATCGAAGATGCATTAACTGACACATATGACTTTACGCTCACACAAGATGGACAAGCTCTGACTAAATTCAAAGAGGAAGCGGCAATTGCCTTCTTCGTTGAAAATGCTGAAAATCCTCGAGTCTATTATGTGGACCGTGAAAAAGAAAAACTTAAAAAACTGGATGGAGTCTATGAAGACGGTACTGTTTATGGGTATACAAGCCATTTCAGCGAGTTTACCGTATTAGAATCAGCTGATGCAAACGGTCCTGGCAAAGGTTCCGGGAATGGAAATAACCCGGGCAGCGGCCCAGGACATGGAAACAGCCCTGATAAAGGCAATCACAATAACGGAGGGAACGGACTTCCTCACACGGCAACAAGCTCATTCAACATTATCCTGACAGGCTTAAGCATTTTGCTTGCAGGAAGCATTTTTTACTTCATTCAAAGACGCAGGTTAGGGAATAAATAATGAAGAAAAGCCCCTTCTCAAAACGAGAAGAGGTTATTTTTATGGAGTAAATTGCTGAAAGACCCATCTGATCAGTCTCAACCTTATATCATCTCCGCTGCACTCTCTTTATACTTTTCTATAGTTGCAATAAACTCCAGAACCTTTCTCTCATATCCTTTAGGATCTGTTAAAAAAGCCTGGGCATGCCCTGCTTTTGGAACTAAATACAGCTGCTTTATTCCCTTTTTCAAATGATACATATCAAGCGTCATTTTCATCGGGATAAAATGATCTTCTTTTCCATGAATAAAAAGAATCGGCGTTTTCGTATGTTCAAGGTCCCGGGCAGGCTTTATTTCTTCAAATCCCCAGCCATAGCGAATCTTTGTTACAATACTGGTCCAGGAGATCAGCGGGTAAAACTTAACTTTAAAATCAATTCTGAGCCTTGTTTTCAGCAATTCCGTCAGATCGCTGAATGCACAATCCGCGATGCAAAACGCGACTCTTGGATCTTTTTTTACATA
Proteins encoded in this region:
- a CDS encoding bifunctional 2',3'-cyclic-nucleotide 2'-phosphodiesterase/3'-nucleotidase; the encoded protein is MKRKTNNTFGKKLFNSFAAFLVLLSVLPFPALNAAAEELPSIDLRLLETTDIHAHIMDYDYYSDKESASYGLARTAVLIDEYRKSAKNSILVDNGDLIQGNPLGEYVYKNLGADIAAGTKTNPIFDAMNTLQFDAGTLGNHEFNYGLDYLNGSLKGTNFPVVSANIFDAQTDKPYFEQYAIKEKELIDNTGNKHTVKIGYTGFVPPQINVWDKKHLEGKVITKDIVEIAKTVIPEMKAKGADLIVVMAHTGIVTASQAAGSENMVFDLAKEVPGIDAIVSGHQHGLFPGDKKYNGIAEIDNAKGTVNGVPVVMPKNWGSHLGIIDLKLGQKDGKWTVNDSQSTAAPITSVTTKDEEIVNSIKSTHESTLNYVRKAVGTTEAPINSFFALVQDDPSVQIVNDAQTWYAKKIAAENPKLQGLPILSAAAPFKAGGRNGVDYYTNIAKGDLAIKNIGDLYLYDNTVQIIKLNGSQVKEWLEMSAGQFNQIDPAKTGEQPLLDANFRSYNFDVIDGVTYQIDVTKPAKYSADGKVINADSRRIVNFQYEGKEVSPEQEFLIVTNNYRASGGGGFPNMESENIAYISADENRQALMNYITEEQTINPSADGNWSIAPIKGDAEVVFESTPAAKDFAEKTENIRYAGEAADGFAKYSLDLKGSEVTPPSDSWKLTVMHTNDTHAHLDDVARRAAKVKEIRTQEENSILLDAGDVFSGDLYFTRWNGLADVEFMNMMQYDAMTFGNHEFDKGPDVLRAFIEKAKFPIVSSNVDVGNEPKLSDLVKDPKDFPLKKEGVIYPYIILDVNGEKVALYGLTTEDTPEASSPGENIVFKDAIKASEATIKTITETEKVDKVIALTHLGYEKDLELAEKVEGIDVIIGGHTHTLVDTLKVVDEDETPTIVAQVQDYGKFLGKLDVAFNKDGLVVPAESSTELIAIDKTIAEDPEAKALLDGYKEEINSFKDKVVGHTKVALDGKRENVRSKETNLGNLIADGMLAKAKEAKGAQLAITNGGGIRESINEGDINLGEVLTVMPFGNTLFVLDVTGEQIVEALEHGVSAAEEGKGQFPQVAGVKFSFSKGLPAGERIMDVQVENEDGTFSAIELEKSYRIATNGFMGAGGDGYDVFKEASYAEDLFFVDYEVFLEQLVAEKSVQPEIEGRIMEYFTPSVDVQDNKATITFDDTFIPYVEHTNEVLIDLFGTSEFDAVELKFTNSQIAALKAKESSLSFNNEAVGLDIPLSNLEEKETSISFAKTEEIEDALTDTYDFTLTQDGQALTKFKEEAAIAFFVENAENPRVYYVDREKEKLKKLDGVYEDGTVYGYTSHFSEFTVLESADANGPGKGSGNGNNPGSGPGHGNSPDKGNHNNGGNGLPHTATSSFNIILTGLSILLAGSIFYFIQRRRLGNK